GAAAGGATTTATATAAATCTGAAGAAGACTGGTATAAATCATTCACATCTTTATTTGGTAACCGTTGGAGTCACCATACAGAATCAAACATTGAAGAAGCAGAAGAAACAATCCAAGCATTAGAACGGATTCGTCAACAGACAGATGAACAAGATTTAATTGATAAAATCACATTGGATATTGATCGTCTGCGCTATGCTCAAAATTACTATAAATGGTTAATAAGGTTTATTAACGTTGTTGAATCTGGTGAAATTTTTAATTTTATACCAAAAGATGATATTGAGTGAAAAAATAAAGTAGGTAAGGAAAAGGATCCTTAACCTACTTTATTTTTTCAGTGTTTTCATAACGGCTGTCTAAATAATCAACGATGTGTATGATATAACCCTCCA
The nucleotide sequence above comes from Paraliobacillus zengyii. Encoded proteins:
- a CDS encoding GbsR/MarR family transcriptional regulator, translating into MDKFIQVIAKNMNLYGITPSVGRLYGTLYFNDGPMTLDEMRDALEMSKTSMSTGVRALSEMKMVEPAFKKGERKDLYKSEEDWYKSFTSLFGNRWSHHTESNIEEAEETIQALERIRQQTDEQDLIDKITLDIDRLRYAQNYYKWLIRFINVVESGEIFNFIPKDDIE